In the Alistipes provencensis genome, GCCCGGGCCGGCGAATTGGTTGAACTCATTGCCCGAATCTTCGGTCACACGGGTCAGGTCCTGACCGTCGGCGGAGTACGATGTGCGCAGGTCGTCGGCCAGCCAGACGGCCTCGTAGCCCGCGGCTTTGATGACGGCGACGCGGTAGACGTTGACCTCCTGTCCGTTGTTGCGCTTGTCGACGAAAACCATCATGCCCCTCAGCGAGAAGGTCCCCGGTTCGTCGGCCATCCACTTTCCGTCGGCCTTGACATTCCAGTACAGCGGGTTCGGCAGGTAGCGGCGGAGTCCGAAGGCATCGGGTTCAATCAGCAGTTCCTGCAGTTCGGTGTGGGTGAACGACCGGGTATTTGTCGTCAGTCCTGTCACCGGGATGGGGGCGGACATGTCGGCGTTGGCGCTGAATACGAGTTCGTAGGAGGAGGCACCGTTGTCGGCCCATTCGAAGACGACGGGTGTCGGAGCCTCTCCGCCGTCGGGCGTGTATGTCAGCATGATCGAGGCATCCTTTTCCGGCCGGACGAGGCTCAGAGCGATTCGTTGGGCGCGGATGCTCCGCACTTGCGTTCCGACCTCTTCGTGTCCTTCGGCCGGGAGGACGCTCCAATAGACGGTCTTTTCTTCTCCTGCTCTCAGCCCTATCTGCGCCAGCACGGCGTCGAAGGCATCGACGGAGGCGTATTTGAGCGATTTCAGGTCGCCCGCGTCGACCGAAACGGGGTCGGTCAGCTCCTGCGACAGGGAGAACAGCACGCTACACTGTGTAACCTCGGCCGGTTTCGACCAAGAGAACTCTACGGTCAGTGTCTTATCATTGAGGTCCATCGGGGCGTTGTCGGCCGGCGACAGCAGTGCGATCACGGCGGCCTGCGTCTCCGTCCGGGTCAGGTCGATGACCCGGACCTGTGTCTTCACCGGCTTCGAATCCGCCGGGGTCACGCTCCAGTAGATCTTGCGCTGTTCACCGTCTCCGATTCCGAGCGCTGCGGCCGCGGTGTCGAAATCCGTCGCCGTGAGGTAGAAGGGATTGCCTTTCATGGTGAAGGTCTGCGGGTCGGTTAATTCTTCGGAGAGACTCAGCACGAGCCTGTAGTCGGCGATGCCGTCGACGGCTGTCCAGCCGAAGGTGGTCGAGGCTCCTGCGGCGAGATTTACACGGGCGTTGTCGGCGGGATTGGTCAGGGCGACGGTCGGGACGGCGGCTTCGTCGTCCCCGTCCGAACTGCATGACCACCCCGTGAAGGTGGCAAGGGCTGCCAACAGAATGATATGGTGTTTCATTGTGGTTTGAAGTTTGGTTATCGGGTTGTCGTTTTTCAGGGATTGCCGTAGACGAAGCGCACCGGAGCGTAGAGTGTCTGCTCGGGGTACCACAGTTGGGCGCCGCCGTCGTGGAGCAGGGTGACGTTGGTCTTGCCGCGCATGTGTTCGGGCAGCGTCGCAATGTGGAAATTGGCGTATTTCTTGTTGAACTCAATATAGGAGCCCCATTCCAGATAGCGCCCGGCCGCGGTCATGTTCATCTTCCACGCGTTGACATGGGTATCGGTGCTTGTGATCCCGCCCGAGTAGAAGACGGGGTCTTTCAGAACGACTACCCCGCCGTCGGCCAGAGCGGCTTCGTTGAACAACTTGACGAACTCCTCGTTGGTCGCCAGATGCCACCCTTCGGGGGCGATGTCGTTACGGATGTCGAAGCGGTAGTGGCCGCCGTAGACGTGCTGGTATTCCGCGATGCGGTCTTCCGGCACCGGATTGCCGTTCTGCGCATCCCGCAGTTCCTCGGCGGAGGGCCACCGGACGTCGTCGGGCCCGAGGTCGCTGCCGTCCGTGAATCTGGAGCCCCGGTAGTTATCCGCGAACCAGACCACTTCTTCCCCGTCGCTGTAAATCAGTTTCACGACCCGGTAGACCTCGCCGTCGCGCGGGTCGGTGTAGATCGGCATGCCGTCGAGCAGCAGTGTCGCCGGGGCGAGCGAAACCCATGTCCCGTCGGATTTGATGCGCACGTTCCAATAGACGGTGTTGAGATTGAAGGGGTCGAGGGCCAGTTTGCCGATGAGCGTCTGCAACTGTTCGTGGGTCAATGTGGCTTTACGGGAACCGTTGGCATCGAACACTGCGGTTTTCGCCGCTTCGAACTGCGGTCCGGAGGAGAAGATCAACTCGCAGGACTCCGTTTCGGAGAGTCCCTCTGCATCCCATGCAAATTCGCAGGGTGTGTCCGGTTCGTCGTAGCTCAGGGCCAGCCGGAAGCGGTCTTCAGGGGCTTCGAGTTTCGATACGAGACGCCGCACCGCCAGCGGGCGGATTTCCGAGGAGGCGATGGCAAGGTTGTCCGCGGGCTTCACCGACCAGTAGAGCTGTGCCGACTCTCCGGCTTTGAGCCCGAAGAGAGCCAGTTGCTGATCCAAAGCCTGATAATCGGCCGTATAGCTGCCCGTACTGCCGGCTTCGATGACATAGGGATTGAGCAGGTAGGGACTTTTGCTCAGCACGAGCGCATACTCCCCGCCGTCGGGGTCCCAGCCGAAGCGATAGTCGTCGCCGAGGTCGTTCAGGTCGAACACGGCTCCGGCGGCAGGCGCCTGCAGAGCGATGTTCGTTTCGTCCACCCGGACACGGTAGTTGTCGGTGCAGCTGCAGAAAAAGAGGACTGTGGCGACTGCCCAGCATATCTGTTTTTTCATGGTTCTGTCGTTTAGTGCGTTAATACCCCGGGTTCTGGAGGATGACGCCTCCGCCCTGATTGACAATTCCGATCGGTATAGGCAGGCGTTCGTAGTCGTAGCGGAATCCGTCGGTCTTCTGGTAGATCTTTTGCAGCCGGGCATCGGTCAATACGCCCGCGAAACGCATCTTGGTCTCGTTCACTTGGATGAATTTCCCGTGGCGGATGAGGTCCTGACGACGAGCACCCTCCATGTAGAGTTCGTGTCCGCGCTCGGCCAGCAGCACTTCGAGGAATTTCGCCACGGTCGGGACCTGTCCCATCGTATATTCGGCGAGTCCGACCCGGCGGCGCACTTGGTTGAGGTACTCCAACGCTTCGTCGGTCACGACCTCGCCGTCCCGTACGATAGCCTCGGCCAACAGCGTGATGGCGTCCGCATAGCGGTAGACCGGAATGTCTATTTCACACTCCTGACCGATGGTCCCTTCGAGACCGTATTTCAGCGGGACGGGACCATAATAGAGCCCGGTACGGTCGGCGTTCGAACGGTCGGCGCGGCTGTGGACCGTACCGGTGGTGCCCGTGTATTCGGCATAAATCTTTTCGAGCCGCCTGTCGCCCGCTTCGAACGTGTCGTAGAAGGGCCACGAGAGGTGGAACACGCCCCATTGCATCAGGTTTAGCCCTGCCGGGACCGGGAAATCAGAGGGAAGCGTATGCGCCAGCCACGAGTGCGTCATGCCGTAGCCGTTCTTGGCCGTCGCGGAGAAGATCACCTCGGTGTTCTTCTCGCCGGCCAGCGTGAAGAGCGAATGGTAGTCGGGAACCAGTTCGTAGCCGTAATCCTTTTTCGTGAG is a window encoding:
- a CDS encoding FISUMP domain-containing protein; its protein translation is MKKQICWAVATVLFFCSCTDNYRVRVDETNIALQAPAAGAVFDLNDLGDDYRFGWDPDGGEYALVLSKSPYLLNPYVIEAGSTGSYTADYQALDQQLALFGLKAGESAQLYWSVKPADNLAIASSEIRPLAVRRLVSKLEAPEDRFRLALSYDEPDTPCEFAWDAEGLSETESCELIFSSGPQFEAAKTAVFDANGSRKATLTHEQLQTLIGKLALDPFNLNTVYWNVRIKSDGTWVSLAPATLLLDGMPIYTDPRDGEVYRVVKLIYSDGEEVVWFADNYRGSRFTDGSDLGPDDVRWPSAEELRDAQNGNPVPEDRIAEYQHVYGGHYRFDIRNDIAPEGWHLATNEEFVKLFNEAALADGGVVVLKDPVFYSGGITSTDTHVNAWKMNMTAAGRYLEWGSYIEFNKKYANFHIATLPEHMRGKTNVTLLHDGGAQLWYPEQTLYAPVRFVYGNP
- a CDS encoding SusE domain-containing protein — translated: MKHHIILLAALATFTGWSCSSDGDDEAAVPTVALTNPADNARVNLAAGASTTFGWTAVDGIADYRLVLSLSEELTDPQTFTMKGNPFYLTATDFDTAAAALGIGDGEQRKIYWSVTPADSKPVKTQVRVIDLTRTETQAAVIALLSPADNAPMDLNDKTLTVEFSWSKPAEVTQCSVLFSLSQELTDPVSVDAGDLKSLKYASVDAFDAVLAQIGLRAGEEKTVYWSVLPAEGHEEVGTQVRSIRAQRIALSLVRPEKDASIMLTYTPDGGEAPTPVVFEWADNGASSYELVFSANADMSAPIPVTGLTTNTRSFTHTELQELLIEPDAFGLRRYLPNPLYWNVKADGKWMADEPGTFSLRGMMVFVDKRNNGQEVNVYRVAVIKAAGYEAVWLADDLRTSYSADGQDLTRVTEDSGNEFNQFAGPGRTYEGQAAGAANAKVIPQYFLDLKTMYYRCSASTAGYLSSGAWKLPTLAEWKALFDAAGQAAEGGGCYVIKDYDRYAADEHGTPTFDYQWSPAREEWNTWQMNMGPNGRFYYGYNTYVYFNWGTDFSGEGNSAHEMFYVYDYQGDASQNGKFFYYWSAGEPPYSAEGASGWWGSANSLAPARLIYKGR
- a CDS encoding RagB/SusD family nutrient uptake outer membrane protein — protein: MKKQILQLLALSALLLGTACELETVEYGKIDPSTFPKSKEDADALVISAAYHPFNTWNMFNTGWGYPMLSFMQTDEMECSWPACYIGFDMTGAGGYPVTDESRTPLYYHSKYLSGMMLAIDRIKDVPMTDAERAGLNAELRCGMGFLAFMLYDLYGPISLPNLEALKDPLSDAKIPRATETEMQAFIESNLLAAAPDLPYKYDESGYGRFTKGCANMVLLKYYMMARRWKDAVRIGRELTKKDYGYELVPDYHSLFTLAGEKNTEVIFSATAKNGYGMTHSWLAHTLPSDFPVPAGLNLMQWGVFHLSWPFYDTFEAGDRRLEKIYAEYTGTTGTVHSRADRSNADRTGLYYGPVPLKYGLEGTIGQECEIDIPVYRYADAITLLAEAIVRDGEVVTDEALEYLNQVRRRVGLAEYTMGQVPTVAKFLEVLLAERGHELYMEGARRQDLIRHGKFIQVNETKMRFAGVLTDARLQKIYQKTDGFRYDYERLPIPIGIVNQGGGVILQNPGY